In Takifugu flavidus isolate HTHZ2018 chromosome 1, ASM371156v2, whole genome shotgun sequence, the DNA window GTTTCGAACTTCAATATGGACTTGCACAACTTTCAGCAGGAAAAGCTCcttttcctccaccaccacaTTTGATTGACAGCACCCCTTGCATGTTCTAgattattctgtgtgtgtgtgtgtgtgtgtgtgtgtgtgtgtgtgtgtgtgtgtgtgtgtgtgtgtgtgtttgagaaaaCAGAGCAAGGAGAACCAGTCCAAAGGTTGCAAACGAGCACACTGATTCATTGGGGAGtgaaggcacacacacacacacaaacacacacacctacacacacacacacacacacacacacacacacacatacacacacacacacacacacacacacataaacacacacacacacatacacacaaacacaaatagaaagagagagagagagaccctaAGTCTGTGTGTTGACTTGAGAGCTAATGAATGGatgactggaggctgcaggGGTTGGGGAGAGCAGCGCCGTGGAAACAAGCCCTCTTTCTCTGGAAAGGAAGAGTAACGAAGGAGACAATGGGTCCGAGGAtggaaaatgaacaaatgaaatTCCGAGTTTGTGTGCAGACCGTCGAGGGGGCTGCGGGGCAGAACTACTTGAAGTATTCTGAGGGCCACTAAAGCAACTAGCGCGTTCTTCACAGGGACCCaaaagagagtgagagagaagcagctgttgtaggaagagagggagacaaagaagGAGCAGGGGGCTGTCCTTGCTCGCTCCTCGGAGTGAGGACTGGATGTGGGAGGAGGCAGCACCGAAGAAAGAGGGCATCAAGCAGGGAGTAAAGCAGAATGTGTGGTGCGTGAAGACGCATACATACATCTAAAAGTTTTGTCCGGCCTCCTCTCCTGTGCTGCACGGCCCGACGATGCAGCAGGGGCGCGCCCGTTGCCAGCTCGCTGCCCTCTTGCTGGGGCTGATGGGGCTCCTGACGGGGGGCTCCGAATTCCAGCATCACCGCTACGAAGACATGGTGGGAGCCCTGTTTGCGGTGCACAGCGAGTGCCCCTACATCACTCGCATCTACAGCATTGGGCGCAGCGTAGAGGGACGACACCTCTACGTGCTGGAGTTCAGCGACAACCCAGGCATCCACGAAGCATGTGAGTAAACCCCATTCATGGGTCCCTTTCCATCTGAAGCGGCCGTGCGGAGAATTTGAATAACCTGTAGACACACAGCAGATGCCGTCCAAGCTAAGATATAAAGGTTAGGTGAGTGACCTTCTTCATGAGAAAGCTGCCAACAAATGCTCCTCTCAAGGGCCACAAAGTAACCTCGGAAGATGTTAAACAGACACCCATTTCCAAAAGTCACTGGCAGTGCATTTGTTTTGCACGTCTCGCTGCGGTGAGTGAGAACATAGCTGGCAGGAGACGCAGCGGTCTAGGGGGGGTTGTCCTTCATCGGCCTGATTTACGGTGCGGTTTAATAATAACGAGTCTGACCTCTCTGATAAACATATCTGATGCTAAAGTCATAACATCTGCGCCTGCATTTCATTTTCACCCGCTCACCGCTGTGGGAGTGTGCGGTGCTGCTCAAAGATGGGCAAAAGACGCAGAAGCTCACTCTGATTCAACAAGGCTTGCAAAACTTTTACCTCCTCGGGATGTTTATGTAGaaaaccgggggggggggatcctaaCTTTTGCCACCATCAGTTTTGCAAAGTTTTCAGTCTCTTTTAACTTCagaaaccaaccaaccaacaaacaaaccacaaacactTGACAGTCGCAGCTCTTTTTTCGGCTGCATTTTTATCTACATTTGCACGCGCAACTGCTTCCTCCAGTAGAATTGGAGGATGTGtgtctgctctgctgtggtGATGACCAAGGGTGAAAAACAGGAACAGTGCGCTTCATGGAGGGGTCAAGCCTCTTCCACCATTTAAGCCGTGCACGTCTTTTCGTTCTGCTGAGAGTCAGGGAGGGACAGCACTGTTTTTTGAACCCAAAGCCAGTTGCCCCCATCTTAAAGGATGGGAACTGTGGCACTGAAGCTACTATTTGATTGCCCAAAGCAATTAGTGAAGGGGGCTCATACGTTTGGAAGTCGCGGAACGCCCCCGTCACACACCATccacagaaaaacactgaaatccTGCAGTGTCACATGTAAACAAGCACAATAATGCAGTGTGGTGCTGTATGCTCCTGTTAACACAGGACAGCATGATTTTAAAGCAAGCTTTCAGCTGTTGTTTTGTGCTTTGGGAGGTCTGTGGATCTATTAACACGCTGCTGTGGTGATTAATGAAGAGACCCCTGGGAGGAAGGGAACCCCGTACAAAGACGGAGCCTGTTTGGTTAAGAGGCTCACTCGGTCAGTGACTGATGAGAATGCCAGAAGAACTTATCCAAATAATCAAAGCAGTCCTGATCAGTCGATCTGCTCACCTATCGTGTcaaaatatgagaagtgtgagTCTCTACGTGTTTTGGAGTCGAAAGTATCAAGAAAACGTGCGCATTATCATACACGAGTCACACTAAAGTGTGATTAGGGATGCTGATTCACAGAGAGAAGGTTGTAAGTTTCATTCCGTGTGGACTCGAATTGATGGAGCCTCACAGAGCTTGCAGAGCTCGCCCCAGGCCGAGTTTCTCACTCCAGAGAATGTCGGAATTTAAACACTTAAAAAGCTCAGCCTGCGTTCAAATTCAACATGAGGTTAATGCGTGAGCACGTTCTGGCAGGCTTTTTAAATGTCACGCCTGGCAGCTCAGTCTGACTTCCTGACCTCCACCATCCAGCCTCACTCTGTTTCCTCTCCAGTGGAGCCGGAGTTTAAGTACGTGGGCAACATGCATGGCAACGAAGTGCTCGGCCGCGAGCTGCTCATCAGGTTCTCCCAGTTCCTCTGCGAGGAGTACCGGGCTGGGAACCATCGCATCATGAGGCTGATACATGACACACGCATCCACATCCTGCCCTCCATGAACCCTGACGGCTACGAAGTGGCAGCCAGACAGGTAACCAGTGCCCCGACAGGCAGCTGGAGCAGCCATCCCACTGCTTAAGGCTCGAAAATATCATAAAGCTAAAAAGTAAAGCTTAACAAATGTTCATTCCAGCCCTTTTCTCCAGCCAGTGTCATTTTCTCAAAGTTTTACAATTCAGTCCATCACTTCCCGTCTGTTGCGGCAACTTTATCATAGGATTTCCGTGCAACCAAGAGACTCTTCAgagtgagggggagggggactAAATCAGACTCCCACAGGGCTAGTGAAGGGGGCTAAAGGTATAGAGTTCAATTCAAGTGAttttaaattagcattttaaaaaattgatTAAAAATCTCATTAACTCCACATGTGAGTGAGAGAGCGGCAGAaagacagaacccccccccccccccccgtccccgtcaACTTGTGGTAAATACAGTATTTAGATAGGAAACCTCTTTAAAGCTCACAGCAGCACAAATCTGAGGCAAATTATACAGTGGTGTCCTCACGGCTCTGTAATTTGCTGCTGCATCGACAGATGTTTAATGCGTCAGCACAACAAGATAATTAAAGAGGCACTTTTTAGTGAGCACAGCATATCCTAACAGTCATATTACAATCAGAATATCTGTCAAATAGTCGCTGAGCCTCATTTGCATTTGTATTTGCATTTGCACTTGTCAGACTGAGATGGGGTTTTACCAGCCATCCGCCAGCACCAACAAGCTCTTTTTCAACCCAAAAATATCTCAGATGAGATTCAGTTTCGTTCTCAGAACTTGGAAGCGTCTCTTGTTTGCATGGTCTCAATATTCTTTTTGAAGGAATTTGGAAAGAACTGTAGTTTCCAGGAAAGTTGATGAAATGAAAGTTGCAGAttcctctgcagtccaggggatTGGAAACGACATCTTGGAACATAAAGAGCCTGAAATTTCTCTCACTCTAATAGGAAAAGTAACCCGAACATAATCTCCCCCTGAAACCAATTCTGCCTGTGGGTCCACAGGGGCCCGAATTCAATGGGTACCTGGTGGGCCGGGGAAACTTCCGAGAAATCGACCTGAACCGCAACTTTCCAGATCTCAACGCCCTCATGTATTACTACGAGAAGACCAAGGGTCGAAACCACCACCTGCCTCTGCCAGACAACTGGGAGCAACAGGTGAGCGGTGCAGTGGTTCTGTGTGGGTAcgtgaggagggaggtgggcgGGTGCACGTCTCTGTTTGGACATGGAGGAGACTaatgagaaacaggaaaactaGCAGAGGGTTTAGCTCTTGTTGATAGAAAATGACTGCTCATCAATCCAAAGATTACAGATTGATTTATTTCTCTGTGGAATGTTACGTTTTCTTTCCTACCTGCCTGATGTCTGGAGCTGGTTACTTATTCTATAAATAACCTAAACTTATGGACAGAGGACACCACTACGCTTATAATTGGTTTGCTCCATGCATCAAGCCTAACAAATACTGCAGTTGCAAtaatcacacacagcagaaaatgACTTTATAGGACAATATAAGAGTGATTAAAGCAGGAGCACTACAGAGCACCAGTGTGTTTGCATGCTTGGAATCAAATCCAGGTGGGAAGAGCTCAACATCCTTCATCATCAGCCTTTCCAAGGACTCACTGTGTAACTCACTCCAGCCTGGGAGCGTAAAGGCTAAACTTTAAAATCCGTGTTGGAAACAGCAATCCTTTAGATTGGAATTTGTGCTCATTTGTCCTGAAAGGCTAATTAAGCATGTTAAATAAGTGTGTTAAATTGTGTTCATTACAGTAGAGTTGAGTCAACTTTAATCACTTTCTCTCAAaactttgttaaaaaaaagtgacaaaatTTTGGTCCTGAATGCTAACGAGTAGCTGTGTCGCTTTTACAGCTGCTGAGTTCCACCCGGCCTGAAATGAGGTGACGCCGAGGGCCCCCGTGCTGCCCTGCAGGCTCAGTGACCTTTTAATCAGCTGACTGATGATCACCAAGAATGAGCTTAAAGTAGAAACTCTTGCTGTCAGCAGATGTGTTTACGTCGGTCTGTCTGTGGCTCAGAACCTAATGGCATTATTGCAGTTTCTGGTATTATAACAAGTGTGCAACACTCACTTATCAAAAGTTAACTTGCATTTCACTCTGTTAAAGTCTAATCAGGCTGTTTACTGGGTCGGGCatgcagagaggaaagaaaaacagaactttTCAGTCCATTGCTCTGGTTGGAAAACTATGAAATACCAGCGGGAGTTATGTAGGATAATATTAGTAACTGAAGTTTCAAAATGATCTGAACATCCTTTTGGAACATTTTCTGATAGTTTATCTGACAAAGCAATTGATGCAAATTTACCGGAAATGTAAAAGAATGCTCTAAACGTTCCTTGTTTGTTGTGCTCCACAGGTTGAACCAGAGACTTTGGCCATCATAAAATGGATGCAGAACTACAATTTTGTCCTGTCAGCCAACCTCCACGGAGGAGCTGTGGTAGCTAATTATCCCTTCGACAAGTCGAGAGACCCGCGGATTCGAGGCAGGACCACTTACTCCGCCACGGCGGATGACAAAATATTCCGGAaggtgtgtgtatatttaaaaTACCAACCATCCAGATGTCCCGCGGGCGTGACctttgcctctgtgtgtgtatttttggggCACGTGTGGATTTGTGGGTGCTGACAGTTGGCAAGGACCTACTCTTACGCTCACGGCTGGATGCACAAGGGATGGAACTGCGGTGATTTCTTTGACGAAGGGATCACCAATGGGGCCAGCTGGTACTCTCTGTCCAAAGGTAGGAAAAGACTGCAAACGAGCGCAGCAGATCTCCACCTGGAAACTCTTCAGCTTCATCCACggtgcttttttgttttaaactctggggaccacctTCACTAATACCCTGATGATCATATCCCATCTCTGGAGACTaaaatcttcttcttcctctttaatcTTTTATGAAGCAATGAAGTAATTATGAAGCCTTTTGGCAAAACTTCTCATATTTGAAGGGATTTAAAATTCACTTGAGCCCTTCTTGACACAGCTGAAGAGCGTAATCACTGTTTGGTTAATAGGTAACAGATGTTCTACATTTAATATAGTTTGCCATTGGAAAGCTGATGGATATCTTGAGAGTTTTAAAAAGGAACTCCATTTAGAATTCATTAACAGTGGTACagaccatttttcttttttatgttggCCTGAGAGATAAATCTTTTGGATCTTACTTGACATAATAAGTGTCACCATGGAGAATCTTAGATATACTATAACAGGGATACCATCCTCAACATGTTCTCAGCCCTAATGTGAGGCAAAGGcttgtttttaagaaaaaaaaccctaagcCCGACACAGTTGAGGAAGCCAACTTTAGCAATCACTTTTCCTTCAGTTCTCGTTGCCTCTTTTGCTTCTGTTGTGAAATCTGTGTTTAGTTTCAGAACAGCGTTTTGCTTCCAGTTGCATTTTTGTCTGAAATATAGTGTAAACCGGGCATTTATCAGTTCATCTGTATTGCAAAAAAGTGACATGATGTGCAAACCTTTTGATTTAAACCATGTCTGGGATTTTCTTCGGAATGTGATTCaaatttttttcccttttggggCCATGCGAGCTTTTGAACTGGAAAAAAACTCTATTTAGTCGGAGTGTGTTATGTTTATTTTagcagctccttctgctccAAGTATTAAGTCATGGTCCATGAGGTCGGCTCTGAACTTTTCCTTCCAGTCATTGTGTCATGTGCATTACTGTTACACAAGGCTGTGCTACACTGTCAAAGGTTTTGAAACACCCATTTTTATAAAAAACCCAGTAGAATTCTGCttttgggaagaaaaaaaagagctcctGGCTAAAGTGGTTGTTTTGCGCCTGGACTGAAGTGATAAATCACCTTAGGGCTTCAGCCAAAGCTCTTGAGAACGGTCAGGGTGTAATTTATTTGcgcttgttttgtgttttttaggCATGCAGGACTTCAATTACCTTTACACCAACTGTTTTGAGATCACCTTGGAGCTGAGCTGTGATAaatttcctcctgcagcagccttACCCAGAGAATGGCTGGCCAACAGAGAAGCTCTAGTTTCATACCTGGAAGAGGTCAGAACAGACAAATGTCACATATAGTCACCGTCCTGCTAGTTACACATCATGTCAGTGGACATAAATCCATTAACCAGGAACTCAAGCCTTAAAAACACTTGATTTTTAACAGCAGGATTCAAAATGTACCGTGGATATCTACATTAAAActgacaaaaagaaacaaatatttatttctcttctcaggtgcatcatgggataaaaggtatggTGTACGATGAAAACAACAATCCTATCACCACTGTGGAGATCTCTGTGGCTGGAGTTAACCACGATGTGACCAGTGGTAAGAAGAGTTTGGGCTCAGTTGCTCATATTTATACTCTCTGTAACTAACTGAATTAGTTACAAAATGAATGAGGTTTGTGGTATTGTGTTACTGTTTTCAAAAGCAATCAGAATGCCTAAGAAATtacaaaataaagctttttttgtttggtttttcaaCGCTATATTTTAAAGTTGTGAAACATCTTGGTCTCCTCCAACTTGAATGCGGCCTGcctccctctagtggtcatATTTGAGAAGGCATCCTGGGATAGGCACAATTTACTTGTGAATGAAAACTATTTCCATTAAACCTACATTAAAAACGCAGGAATAGTCCAGTTCTAAGGCTGAATCAGTAGCAGTTTATTTGTACATTAAAATGTGACAGCTTTTAATGTACATCACTTTGCCATTTCCAGCCTTTTATTCTGTTACTTGTCCTCTCTTCCAGGAGTGGATGGTGACTACTTCAGACTTCTCTTACCTGGCACTTACAAGGTGACAGCATCTGCATCAGGTTACATCCCTTCCACCAGCACAGTCACGGTGGGACCGGCTGAAgccacacaggtg includes these proteins:
- the cpn1 gene encoding carboxypeptidase N catalytic chain, which translates into the protein MQQGRARCQLAALLLGLMGLLTGGSEFQHHRYEDMVGALFAVHSECPYITRIYSIGRSVEGRHLYVLEFSDNPGIHEALEPEFKYVGNMHGNEVLGRELLIRFSQFLCEEYRAGNHRIMRLIHDTRIHILPSMNPDGYEVAARQGPEFNGYLVGRGNFREIDLNRNFPDLNALMYYYEKTKGRNHHLPLPDNWEQQVEPETLAIIKWMQNYNFVLSANLHGGAVVANYPFDKSRDPRIRGRTTYSATADDKIFRKLARTYSYAHGWMHKGWNCGDFFDEGITNGASWYSLSKGMQDFNYLYTNCFEITLELSCDKFPPAAALPREWLANREALVSYLEEVHHGIKGMVYDENNNPITTVEISVAGVNHDVTSGVDGDYFRLLLPGTYKVTASASGYIPSTSTVTVGPAEATQLNFYLKRAPKQQNLKGKLHKKNLSSPKAPLKLGPR